In Molothrus aeneus isolate 106 unplaced genomic scaffold, BPBGC_Maene_1.0 scaffold_60, whole genome shotgun sequence, the following proteins share a genomic window:
- the LOC136571076 gene encoding LOW QUALITY PROTEIN: Fc receptor-like protein 1 (The sequence of the model RefSeq protein was modified relative to this genomic sequence to represent the inferred CDS: inserted 1 base in 1 codon) → MAGKVALLLWAQTLGLAGAQTTQLLVEPPWRPAVLWDRVTLTCQGSGIAGAATWYKDGQRGXQEGQDHLPVTERCSYTCDRPGTGRNPLVLQVPARALLEGDTVTLRCRGRQENHLSRVRFYWEEKDLGGSLRRTELSLSPLQLHHSGRYRCEGLVGSWQPRSAAVTVTVHEVPPSGVSLSVQPPREQVPPGDRLVLNCTVAMGTGPLSFSWHRDGSEAPLGTNPDLELHHVGDNDSGQYRCRVSNGDSVAESDPLNVTVLVPMANATITLRPLSHQVRAGDNVTLRCSVQVGSAPVTFTWLHNRQEVARGPFLELRNINVGHSGTYQCMATNQLGQDRHRMFRALSPELDLEVTPGSSWVTAVAVNISRTLLFLLLLLDVIGGCHWWHRWETRKLQDRHPPDPFIPTGPLPEEGTMLNTHARGTKWAEGKYSSLHCPAPHQDPQVTNVDLSGPYEGQWDPRDYENVL, encoded by the exons atggccGGGAAGGTGGCGCTGCTCCTGTGGG cccagacccTCGGCCTCGCTG gtgcccagaccacccagctcctggtggagcCCCCCTGGAGGCCGGCGGTGCTGTGGGACCGGGTGACCCTGACCTGCCAGGGCTCGGGAATCGCCGGTGCCGCCACCTGGTACAAGGATGGGCAGCGCg ggcaggagggacaggaccaCCTCCCTGTCACCGAGAGATGCTCCTACACGTGTGACAGACCTGGAACCGGGCGCA ACCcactggtgctgcaggtgccagcacGGGCACTGCTGGAGGGGGACACAGTGACCCTGCGCTGCCGGGGCCGGCAGGAAAACCATCTCAGCAGGGTGCGATTTTACTGGGAGGAGAAGGATCTCGGGGGGTCCCTCAGGAGGACCGAGCTGTCCCTGTcgcccctgcagctgcaccacagCGGCCGCTACCGATGTGAGGGCTTGGTGGGGTCCTGGCAGCCACGgtcagcagcagtgacagtgacagtgcacG AGGTCCCACCCTCGGGGGTTTCCCTGTCAGTGCAGCCCCCCAGGGAACAGGTGCCACCTGGGGACCGCCTGGTGCTGAACTGCACggtggccatggggacaggtcccctgtccttctcctgGCACCGGGACGGCTCGGAGGCACCGCTGGGCACCAACCCCGACCTGGAGCTGCACCACGTTGGGGACAATGACAGCGGCCAGTACCGGTGCCGGGTCAGCAATGGGGACAGCGTGGCCGAGAGTGACCCCCTGAATGTCACTGTCCTGG tgcccatggccaaTGCCACCATCACCCTCAGACCCCTGTCACACCAGGTGCGCGCAGGTGACAACGTGACCCTGCGCTGCTCAGTGCAGGTGGGCTCAGCCCCTGTCACCTTCACCTGGCTGCACAACAGGCAGGAGGTGGCCCGGGGTCCCTTCCTGGAGCTCAGGAACATCAATGTGGGACATTCAGGCACCTACCAGTGCATGGCCACcaaccagctgggacaggacaggcaCCGCATGTTCCGGGCactcagcccagagctggacctgGAGGTGACACCTGGCTCATCCTGGGTCACAG cagtggctgtgaaTATCAGCAGGaccctcctgttcctgctcctgctcctggatgTCATCGGGGGCTGTCACTGGTGGCACCGCTGGG AGACCAGGAAACTCCAGGACAG aCACCCCCCAGACCCCTTCATCCCCACAGGACCCCTGCCAGAGGAGGGGACTATGCTCAATACCCATGCCAGGGGCACCAAGTGGGCAGAGGGCAAGTACAGTAGTTTACACTG TCCTGCCCCACACCAGGATCCACAAGTGACCAACGTGGACCTGTCGGGACCCTACGAGGGACAGTGGGACCCCCGTGACTACGAGAATGTGCTGTGA